In Propionispora vibrioides, the sequence ACATGGCATTGTACAAGCAACGACAAAGGATCGTAGAACATCCATTTGGCACCATCAAGCGTACTTTCGGCTATACTCACTTTTTACTACGGGGAATTGAAAATGTGAAAGGCGAAGCGGTTATGCATTGTTTAATGTATAACCTAAAACGCGTGATCAATTTGCTGGGAACCAATAAATTAATCGAAGCGATTAGAAAAAGAACGGTACTTTCCTATAGCCGGATTGCCGCTCTTTTTGTGGCAATCCCATTTAGGAGCTTATCCGTGAGATAAAAGAGGAGATTTTCGCACAGTCTGACGTTCCTTATTTGACAACTTTTTTTGCTATTTACACCGCGTGATATTCATTAAGAGATACAAAAGCTCCCGTTTTTAACGAGAGCTTTTCCCATTTCTTATCACTAATAACTTTTCTACACTAATTAAGACACTTTAATATCAAATGCCCTATCTTTCGCTTATTAATCAAACTTCTGCGCATTATTTCTAAATTGTATGGCTTCAGCCACATGCTGTCCGGTGATGATTTGTTCTCCCGCCAGGTCGGCGATTGTGCGGGAG encodes:
- a CDS encoding transposase, whose translation is MALYKQRQRIVEHPFGTIKRTFGYTHFLLRGIENVKGEAVMHCLMYNLKRVINLLGTNKLIEAIRKRTVLSYSRIAALFVAIPFRSLSVR